A section of the Anticarsia gemmatalis isolate Benzon Research Colony breed Stoneville strain chromosome 28, ilAntGemm2 primary, whole genome shotgun sequence genome encodes:
- the LOC142984948 gene encoding fatty acyl-CoA reductase wat-like, translating to MNHTLEESPLMQTGLTKDRMERWIEAQRRGEKIEIDVYGKPTEQQLKELENVRNLSKELQDNLHELETYTRIAEVENQAMNPTAPILDYSEDHEFVPDNQNTYYAEEDKGDAREEEKQKLTKGKGPKTEIQGFYKDQCVFLTGGSGFLGKVLIEKLIRACGDIDTIYVLIRNKKGKDARARLHELLDDFLFHRAHEENPKGIHKVVPIIGDMELPGLGMNDEDRKMITSKVTIIINAAATVKFDEKLSVSTAINVKGTKEVLKLAKECRNLKAITHVSTAFSNTQVKHIEEKFYEPPMSVEALEAVSEVDEQLIESILPTLLGKRPNTYCFTKAVAEEAVRKYGEGLPICIVRPSIVVSTYEEPVRGWTDSVYGPTGLVVGIGTGVLRTMYMDQDKVADMVPVDLCVNAILASAWFTAHNYKENQTSHIPIYNFVSGAQNPLTWWDFIEKNRKYGIDKPTTKAVWYYGLNPTKNYYLFLFYNFFLHYLPALLIDTYCAITGKRRAMLKLYSKVMKLANILFYFSMQDWRFSDTNVRNMWNCLSEADRVVFPFSMGEFSWEHMCETFLLGLRVYLIKDDLSTLPEARKKWNKLYYLHQTLKAVVLTLVFCLAYYLLKPLFTLMLSH from the exons ATGAATCACACGCTCGAAGAATCTCCGTTGATGCAGACCGGCCTCACGAAGGACCGTATGGAGAGATGGATCGAAGCCCAGCGTAGGGGAGAGAAGATTGAAATAGATGTGTACGGGAAACCCACGGAACAGCAGCTGAAAGAGCTGGAGAACGTCAGGAATCTGAGCAAGGAGCTGCAGGACAATTTGCAT GAGTTAGAAACCTACACACGCATAGCAGAAGTGGAAAACCAAGCCATGAACCCCACAGCCCCGATCCTGGACTACTCGGAAGACCACGAATTCGTTCCTGACAACCAGAACACATACTACGCCGAAGAAGATAAGGGAGACGCGAGAGAGGAAGAGAAACAGAAACTAACTAAGGGTAAAGGGCCAAAGACAGAAATACAAGGGTTTTATAAAGACCAGTGTGTGTTCTTGACGGGCGGGTCAGGGTTTTTGGGTAAAG TACTGATTGAGAAATTGATCAGGGCGTGTGGAGATATCGACACTATTTACGTACTGATCAGAAACAAGAAGGGCAAAGACGCGAGGGCGAGGCTTCATGAACTATTAGATGACTTT CTTTTCCATAGAGCACACGAAGAAAATCCTAAAGGTATTCACAAAGTAGTGCCAATTATTGGTGATATGGAGTTACCAGGACTGGGCATGAATGATGAAGACAGGAAAATGATTACTAGTAAG GTAACCATTATCATCAACGCGGCTGCTACAGTGAAATTTGACGAAAAGCTGTCTGTATCTACAGCTATTAACGTCAAAGGGACCAAAGAAGTATTGAAATTAGCTAAAGAATGCAGGAACTTGAAGGCTATTACTCATGTTTCAACAGCTTTCTCTAATACGCAAGTGAAGCACATTGAAGAAAA ATTCTACGAACCACCAATGTCAGTAGAAGCGCTAGAGGCAGTCTCTGAAGTCGACGAACAATTGATTGAGAGCATTCTGCCAAC GCTTCTGGGTAAGCGTCCCAACACGTATTGTTTCACGAAGGCTGTAGCCGAGGAGGCAGTCAGGAAGTACGGTGAAGGACTACCGATCTGCATCGTCAGACCTTCTATAG TGGTGTCTACATACGAGGAGCCAGTTAGAGGATGGACGGACAGTGTGTACGGACCCACAGGACTTGTCGTCGGTATTGGGACGGGG GTACTCCGCACCATGTACATGGACCAGGACAAGGTGGCGGACATGGTGCCGGTGGACCTCTGCGTCAACGCCATCCTCGCCTCCGCCTGGTTCACCGCACATAATTATAAGGAAAA TCAAACGTCTCACATTCCCATCTACAACTTCGTATCGGGCGCCCAGAATCCCCTCACATGGTGGGACTTCATTGAGAAGAACAGGAAATACGGCATCGACAAGCCCACCACCAAAGCAGTATG GTACTACGGTTTAAACCCTACAAAGAACTATTATTTGTTCTTGTTCTACAACTTCTTCCTACATTATCTGCCGGCGCTGTTGATTGACACCTATTGCGCTATCACCGGCAAGAGAAGGGC AATGCTAAAGCTATACAGCAAAGTGATGAAACTGGCCAACATTCTCTTCTACTTCTCGATGCAAGACTGGCGTTTCAGTGACACGAATGTGCGCAACATGTGGAACTGTCTGTCTGAAGCCGACCGCGTCGTGTTCCCGTTCAGCATGGGCGAGTTCTCCTGGGAACATATGTGTGAAACATTCTTGTTGG gGCTGCGAGTATACCTGATCAAGGATGATCTTTCCACATTACCTGAAGCGAGAAAGAAGTGGAACAA attATACTACCTACATCAAACTCTGAAAGCCGTAGTGCTCACTTTAGTGTTCTGCCTCgcgtattatttacttaaaccCTTATTTACACTCATGTTAAGTCATTAA